The Rhinopithecus roxellana isolate Shanxi Qingling chromosome 13, ASM756505v1, whole genome shotgun sequence genome contains a region encoding:
- the LOC104676885 gene encoding tubulin alpha-3 chain — translation MPSDKTIGGGDDSFNTFFSETGAGKHVPRAVFVDLEPTVVDEVRTGTYRQLFHPEQLITGKEDAANNYARGHYTIGKEIVDLVLDRIRKLADLCTGLQGFLIFHSFGGGTGSGFASLLMERLSVDYGKKSKLEFAIYPAPQVSTAVVEPYNSILTTHTTLEHSDCAFMVDNEAIYDICRRNLDIERPTYTNLNRLIGQIVSSITASLRFDGALNVDLTEFQTNLVPYPRIHFPLATYAPVISAEKAYHEQLSVAEITNACFEPANQMVKCDPRHGKYMACCMLYRGDVVPKDVNAAIATIKTKRTIQFVDWCPTGFKVGINYQPPTVVPGGDLAKVQRAVCMLSNTTAIAEAWARLDHKFDLMYAKRAFVHWYVGEGMEEGEFSEAREDLAALEKDYEEVGVDSVEAEAEEGEEY, via the exons ATGCCAAGTGATAAAACCATTGGTGGCGGGGACGACTCCTTCAACACGTTCTTCAGTGAGACTGGGGCTGGCAAGCACGTGCCCAGGGCAGTGTTTGTGGACCTGGAGCCCACTGTGGTTG ATGAAGTGCGCACAGGAACCTACAGGCAGCTCTTCCACCCAGAGCAGCTGATCACCGGGAAGGAAGATGCGGCCAATAATTACGCCAGAGGCCATTACACCATCGGCAAGGAGATTGTCGACCTGGTCCTGGACCGGATCCGCAAACTG GCGGATCTGTGCACGGGACTGCAGGGCTTCCTCATCTTCCACAGCTTCGGGGGCGGCACTGGCTCTGGGTTTGCATCTCTGCTCATGGAGCGGCTCTCAGTGGATTATGGCAAGAAGTCCAAGCTAGAGTTTGCCATTTACCCAGCCCCCCAGGTTTCCACGGCCGTGGTGGAGCCCTACAACTCCATCCTGACCACCCACACGACCCTGGAACATTCTGACTGCGCCTTCATGGTCGACAATGAAGCCATCTATGACATATGTCGGCGCAACCTGGACATTGAGCGTCCCACGTACACCAACCTTAACCGTCTGATTGGGCAGATCGTGTCCTCCATCACGGCCTCTCTGCGATTTGATGGGGCCTTGAATGTGGACTTGACGGAATTCCAGACCAACCTAGTGCCATATCCCCGCATCCACTTCCCCCTGGCCACCTACGCCCCAGTCATCTCAGCCGAGAAGGCTTACCACGAGCAGCTGTCTGTGGCCGAGATCACCAATGCCTGCTTCGAGCCAGCCAATCAGATGGTCAAGTGTGACCCTCGCCATGGCAAGTACATGGCATGCTGCATGTTATACAGGGGGGATGTGGTCCCAAAAGATGTCAACGCGGCCATCGCCACCATCAAAACCAAGCGCACCATCCAGTTTGTGGATTGGTGCCCAACTGGATTTAAG GTGGGCATTAACTACCAGCCCCCTACGGTGGTCCCTGGGGGAGACCTGGCCAAGGTGCAGCGGGCTGTGTGCATGCTGAGCAACACCACGGCCATCGCGGAGGCCTGGGCTCGCCTGGACCATAAGTTCGATCTCATGTATGCCAAGCGGGCCTTTGTGCACTGGTACGTGGGAGAAGGCATGGAGGAGGGGGAGTTCTCCGAAGCCCGTGAGGATCTGGCAGCTCTGGAGAAGGATTATGAAGAGGTGGGCGTGGATTCCGTGGAAGCTGAGGCCGAAGAAGGTGAAGAATACTGA